One genomic window of Medicago truncatula cultivar Jemalong A17 chromosome 1, MtrunA17r5.0-ANR, whole genome shotgun sequence includes the following:
- the LOC11412925 gene encoding pentatricopeptide repeat-containing protein At4g38150, translating to MALYAARRTIASPISRALFSIFKSNNTFPLPIPRHFTSTNKTIDTKINFSLSDSDSDDENTPTTTKPTEISKNLPPPYDPFSKKPAIEEPEDPKDLQQIFHKMRTGDGLFNHAVKMFDALSQQGLTHEALELFGQIKDKNQMPDVVANTAIIEAYANAGQPKEALKAYMRMLASGVCPNAYTYTVIIKGLASDAKFLKDAKKYLLEMMEKGMRPNAETYGAVFEGLVTEEKIDEAEKLLEEMKGKGFVPDENAVREVLSNKRGPVFRTVINILFGK from the coding sequence ATGGCTTTGTATGCAGCAAGACGCACAATTGCATCACCAATATCTCGCGctttattttccatcttcaaATCCAACAACACTTTCCCTTTACCCATTCCACGCCATTTCACATCCACCAACAAAACCATCGACACCAAAATAAACTTCTCTCTCTCCGACTCCGATTCCGACGACGAAAACACCCCCACAACAACAAAACCCACCGAAATTAGCAAAAACCTACCACCCCCTTACGACCCATTCAGCAAAAAACCAGCAATAGAAGAACCTGAAGACCCAAAAGACTTGCAACAAATCTTCCACAAAATGCGAACCGGTGACGGGCTATTCAACCACGCAGTCAAGATGTTCGACGCTTTGTCTCAACAAGGTTTAACTCACGAAGCATTGGAGCTTTTCGGTCAGATCAAAGACAAAAACCAAATGCCCGACGTGGTGGCCAACACCGCTATCATTGAAGCTTATGCCAATGCTGGTCAACCAAAAGAAGCTCTTAAAGCTTACATGCGTATGCTTGCTTCTGGGGTTTGTCCTAATGCTTATACCTACACTGTTATTATTAAGGGACTTGCTTCTGATGCTAAGTTTTTGAAGGATGCGAAGAAGTATTTGTTGGAGATGATGGAGAAAGGGATGAGACCTAATGCTGAGACTTATGGTGCAGTGTTTGAGGGATTGGTTACGGAGGAGAAGATCGATGAGGCAGAGAAGTTGCTCGAGGAAATGAAGGGTAAGGGGTTTGTTCCTGATGAGAACGCTGTTAGGGAGGTTCTTAGCAACAAAAGAGGACCTGTTTTTAGAACTGTCATTAACATTCTCTTTGGCAAATAA